TTACCTGCACCATTTGCACCTATGAGGGTCACTATTTGACCTTCTTGGACAGAGAAAGAAATACCGTTGAGCGCTACGATACCACCATAACACACCTTCAGGTTCTGTACTTCAAGCAAACTCATATCTCTTCATCCCCCAGATAGGCCTTGATAACCTTGGGATTGTTCTGGATTTCAGTGGCATTTCCCTCAGCAATCATCTTCCCGTAATCCAATACATAGATATGGTCTGAAATCTCCATGACCAAGTTCATATGATGCTCGATAAGAAAAACAGTAAGGTTGAACGAATTCTGTATCTCCTTGATGAAGGCAGAAAGCATCTCCGTTTCTTTTGGATTCATGCCTGCAGCAGGTTCATCAAGCAACAATAACTTGGGCCCGGTTGCCAGTGCCCTGGCAATCTCCAGCCTTCGCTGTTTCCCATAGGGTAAAGATGAAGAAATCTCGTCACGATTGGACAGTAACCCCACCCTATCCAGAAGTTCCTCTGTATCCTGATGCATTTTCAACTCTTCCGACCGGTTAAGCCTGAACGTTGAACGCAACAATCCTGCATTGATGTGGCAGTGCTTGGCTATCAGTACATTCTCAAAGACCGTAAGGTCCTTGAACAATCTGATATTCTGAAATGTACGAGCCATACCAAGACGTGTTATCTTATCAGGTGTATTCACCACCTGCTCCCCATATGGGGTCTTGTACGTCCCGTTGTAAATCTTTTTCATCTTGCCACGGGGAAAGTTCTCTCCGATTACCATATCTTCAAAAACCACCCTTCCATTCGTAGGTTGATAGCCTCCTGTTATTACGTTGAAAGCGGTAGTCTTTCCTGCTCCGTTGGGTCCGATGAGCGCAGTGATTCTCTCTTTCTGGATTTCTATAGAGAGATCGTCAACAGCCACAACACCGCCAAACTGCATCGTTATATGTTCAGTCCTCAAGACCACATCGTTCATTTCAAATTCCCTCCGGTACGTGATTTCTTGCTGAACCTGGAAAACAAACGATCCCAACTAAACTCATTGGAACCCATCAATCCCCTGCGATAGATAAGCACTACCATCATCAACAAGAAGGAGAATATCACCATTCTGAAGCCAGTTTTGAACAGAGGAACCTGCCATCCACCAATGACCAGCGGTTGGTCAAAGAAGCGTAACCACCACTCTTTGGCCGCAGTTACCAGGAAGGCACTGAGTATTGAACCAGAAACACTCCCGATACCACCGATTACCACGATAAGTAAAATGTCGTAGGTCAAGGTAATGGAGAAGGTCTTGGCTTCGATGGACCGCATGTACATCGCCAGAAGGCCACCAGCGATTGCTGAAAAGAAGGAGCTGATGACAAAACTCATCTCCTTATGCTTGAATAGGTTTATACCCATCGCTTCCGCAGCAATCTCATCCTCCCTGATGGCCTTGAAAGCACGACCATATGAGGACTTGATAAGCATCACCATGAAAATAATACAAAAAGCCACTACGACGAACGGTGTGATCAAGGACGGGACGAGCCCCCAGAGCATAGCTGGAAAATTTGGAATCTTGTTCAATCCATATGATCCGTTTGTTATCTGGTCAAACTGTGGTGACGAAAAAATCGCCCTTACAATCTCAGACAGTCCAAGGGTTGCTATTGCCAGATAATCACTTTTCAATCTCAGCACTGCAATCCCCACCAGTGCGGCAGCAAAGGCAGCCAACAGACCACCCAACAGCAGCGCGATGAATGGGTAGAGAATCTGTAAGGAAGCAGGGCTTGCAGCCATCAGTTCCTTCACAGCCCTGATTGCAGGATGCACCCCATTCATGTAATAGACCCCATCCAGATTCTTCACGGGAATCAAGAGTATTGCAGTAGTATATGCACCGATGGACATAAATCCCGCTTGTCCCAGACTGAACAAACCAGTAAAGCCATTGAGAAGGTTCATGGAAACAGCAACAAGGGAAAGAATCACAGCTTTGGTAAGAACTGAGACCAACATGCCATTCTGCATCCGGTGTGCATCCAGCCAGTATAGAAATAGTGTTACCAACACCAAAGTTACCAATGTAAGTATCTGGTTCCGACGGATTTTCATCATACTTTCTCCACTGTTTTCTCGCCGAACAAACCGGTCGGTCGCACGAGCAACATCACAATCAACAAAAGAAATGTGAATGCATCCGAATAGGTTGAGTATCCCAAGGCAACAAGCAATGTTTCAACAATTCCTATAAAGAACCCTCCTATGACCGCCCCTGGAATATTGCCGATACCCCCGAACACTGCTGCAACAAAGCATTTAAGACCCGGGAGTGTACCGGAGAATGGAGTTACCGACATACGATCGGTAAAATAGAGAATTGACCCTACACCAGCCAGAAATGAACCAATGGCAAAAGTTACCGAAATAATCCTGTTGATATTGATACCCATCAGTTTAGCGGTTTCAAAATCCTTACTTACAGCCCGCATCGCCATTCCAGTCTTTGTCTTATTGACCAAAATCATGAGGATGATCACCAAAAACAATGTAAGTACGGGAGTGAGCAACGTTACCAGGGAGGCGCTGAGTGTTCCCAACTGGAATATTCGCTTAAGAAAAGGAATTTCGGGATATCCCCTCGGGATTGCGGTAAAGAGGTACGTAGATAAATTCTGAAGGAGATACGATACTCCTATGGCACTTATCATGATTGACATCCTAGGAGCACTTCTCAGGGGTTTGTAGGCAGCACGTTCAATACCAATACCCATGAGGGTTGTAACTGTCAAGGTTATTATGATGGCGATAGGCCATGGAAAACTTGCCAAGGCAAAAATCATAAAATACCCGGCCATCATGAAGATATCCCCATGGGCGAAATTAATTAATCGGAGAATGCCATATACCAAGGTATAGCCAATGGCTATCAAGGCGTATGCACCTCCTAAAGAGATCCCTGTCAAGCAATGCTGCAGGATAGTCGTCATACTCATCAGCTGTTCTCCATGTCCAAGCTAGGCAACTGAAAGTTGCTGGTAAAATGAGAAAACGGGCATCGAAAAAAGGGTTTGGCCGGAAATTGGTTTCCGGCCAAGAGAAAGAATCATTACTTTGCGATACTGACAGTTTTCAAGAACTTGAACTGCCCGTTTTCAACTACCTTGATGAATGCCATATCTTTATTAGCATCACCATTTTCATTGAATACGATCCGCCCAGTAACACCTTCAACATCCACATCTACCAAAGCAGAACGAATGGCAGGTCCTTTTGTTGAGTTGGCTGCTTCTATGGCTTTGATTGCGGTTATATACGCATCATAGCCAAGAGCGGAAACAGCTGGAATTATATCGGGTTGCTTGTTTGCAACCAAGTACTTCTTGAAACCCTCGATAAACTTTGCTGCTTCATCGGTAGCCGGGTCAGCATCATCAAAGAATGTGGAGAGCGCAACACCTTCTGCACTTATACCTGCATTTTCAATGATTGATGAATTTTCCCAGGTATCGCCTGCCATGATCTTTGCGGTTATGCCGAGCTCTCTTGCCTGCTTAATGATGAGCGGAGCAGTAGCAATGGAAGAAGGAGCAAAGATTACATCAGGGTCAGCTGCCTTGATATTTGTAAGAATTGACTTGAAGTCTGTGGTATTGGTCTGGAACCGTTGTTCACTCACAACCTGACCACCAAGACCAGAGAATGCCCTACTGAAGAAGTTACCAAGACCGGATGAATAATCATCACCCAATTGCGTGATGACCGCCGCTTTCTTCGCGCCTTCTTGCCAAGCATAGTTGGCCATCACCGTCCCTTGGAAGGGATCAAGAAAACATACACGGAAATAGTAGTCATTACCCAAGGTCACCTGTGGATTGGTACAAGAGGCGCCAATAGCAGGTACTTGGTTGTCGAGGAAAATATCTCCAGCGGCAATGGAAACTCCAGACCCATAGGACCCGAGAATCACAGAAGCTCCACTGGAAATCAGACTCTGAGCAGCAGTAACTGCTTCTGTCTTGTCAGACTTATTGTCAGCTTCCACAAGTCTAACATTGTAGGTCTCCCCATTGATTTGCACGGTGGGATAGACTTCATTCGCATACCGCATTCCCAGTACTTCCTGATACCCTCCTCCACCATTCTCTCCGGTTTGAGGCTCGAACACTCCAATTACCACTTCTTTGACATCACTTGCTTGTTCGGAAGAACCATTGGCAAACATGAAGGAAGAAGCAAAAAGGAGCACCAACAAAAACACAGTCAGTCTTTTCATACAAGCCCTCCAAAATAATACATATGTAAACATTATTGCTTTCAGGCCATACTATTTACAAGATAAATTTTACGGAGTATCAACAAATACTATGGTTGTATTCTACCTGCAATAGCAGGAATCTGATTCTTTCATTTGTTTTTTCAAATATCATTTCTACATGACTAATTTAATTGTAAATTTTATGAGATTTTAATAAATTTAT
The sequence above is drawn from the uncultured Sphaerochaeta sp. genome and encodes:
- a CDS encoding ABC transporter ATP-binding protein, which translates into the protein MNDVVLRTEHITMQFGGVVAVDDLSIEIQKERITALIGPNGAGKTTAFNVITGGYQPTNGRVVFEDMVIGENFPRGKMKKIYNGTYKTPYGEQVVNTPDKITRLGMARTFQNIRLFKDLTVFENVLIAKHCHINAGLLRSTFRLNRSEELKMHQDTEELLDRVGLLSNRDEISSSLPYGKQRRLEIARALATGPKLLLLDEPAAGMNPKETEMLSAFIKEIQNSFNLTVFLIEHHMNLVMEISDHIYVLDYGKMIAEGNATEIQNNPKVIKAYLGDEEI
- a CDS encoding branched-chain amino acid ABC transporter permease; the encoded protein is MMKIRRNQILTLVTLVLVTLFLYWLDAHRMQNGMLVSVLTKAVILSLVAVSMNLLNGFTGLFSLGQAGFMSIGAYTTAILLIPVKNLDGVYYMNGVHPAIRAVKELMAASPASLQILYPFIALLLGGLLAAFAAALVGIAVLRLKSDYLAIATLGLSEIVRAIFSSPQFDQITNGSYGLNKIPNFPAMLWGLVPSLITPFVVVAFCIIFMVMLIKSSYGRAFKAIREDEIAAEAMGINLFKHKEMSFVISSFFSAIAGGLLAMYMRSIEAKTFSITLTYDILLIVVIGGIGSVSGSILSAFLVTAAKEWWLRFFDQPLVIGGWQVPLFKTGFRMVIFSFLLMMVVLIYRRGLMGSNEFSWDRLFSRFSKKSRTGGNLK
- a CDS encoding branched-chain amino acid ABC transporter permease translates to MSMTTILQHCLTGISLGGAYALIAIGYTLVYGILRLINFAHGDIFMMAGYFMIFALASFPWPIAIIITLTVTTLMGIGIERAAYKPLRSAPRMSIMISAIGVSYLLQNLSTYLFTAIPRGYPEIPFLKRIFQLGTLSASLVTLLTPVLTLFLVIILMILVNKTKTGMAMRAVSKDFETAKLMGININRIISVTFAIGSFLAGVGSILYFTDRMSVTPFSGTLPGLKCFVAAVFGGIGNIPGAVIGGFFIGIVETLLVALGYSTYSDAFTFLLLIVMLLVRPTGLFGEKTVEKV
- a CDS encoding ABC transporter substrate-binding protein, whose amino-acid sequence is MKRLTVFLLVLLFASSFMFANGSSEQASDVKEVVIGVFEPQTGENGGGGYQEVLGMRYANEVYPTVQINGETYNVRLVEADNKSDKTEAVTAAQSLISSGASVILGSYGSGVSIAAGDIFLDNQVPAIGASCTNPQVTLGNDYYFRVCFLDPFQGTVMANYAWQEGAKKAAVITQLGDDYSSGLGNFFSRAFSGLGGQVVSEQRFQTNTTDFKSILTNIKAADPDVIFAPSSIATAPLIIKQARELGITAKIMAGDTWENSSIIENAGISAEGVALSTFFDDADPATDEAAKFIEGFKKYLVANKQPDIIPAVSALGYDAYITAIKAIEAANSTKGPAIRSALVDVDVEGVTGRIVFNENGDANKDMAFIKVVENGQFKFLKTVSIAK